A region of Ignatzschineria larvae DSM 13226 DNA encodes the following proteins:
- a CDS encoding MFS transporter, whose amino-acid sequence MNRRLTMQDAKTLTLSSLGGALEFYDFIVFLTFASTLKVLFFPAESPLVATMMTYLTYAIAYFVRPLSGIVLAHFGDLIGRKKVFMFSLFMMAIPTLCIGLLPTFSTVGYLAPALLLMMRILQGVALGGEVPSAHVFVTEHVPRERFGIANSAVAAGLTFGVLIGHFVSSMMNLSFDTVETLDYAWRIPFILGGVLGLLAVYLRRYLQETPVFLEMQQKKKLHEGMPVRTILQDFKWQTFIATLSTWLLITGVVLVLLAPNLMKSDVFGIDVAFVNKAALVATFMNIVGSLAAGLLVDRMGLRKTLFGFALLLAVTSFIFFNSLESQDLTTIGILYAVASFFLGIVACVPMIIIRLFPADVRLTGMGFSYNIGNALFAGLTTFLVPIIAEHFHPMFIAYYILFLCALGIFLSIYLGSRRLPKYI is encoded by the coding sequence GTGAATCGACGTTTAACTATGCAAGATGCGAAAACGCTGACGCTCTCCTCCTTAGGAGGCGCGTTAGAATTTTATGATTTTATTGTCTTTTTAACTTTTGCCTCTACGCTGAAAGTTCTCTTTTTCCCGGCAGAATCGCCTTTAGTGGCGACAATGATGACATACCTGACTTATGCGATTGCCTACTTTGTACGGCCATTAAGTGGCATTGTGCTGGCACATTTTGGGGATTTGATTGGTCGGAAGAAAGTCTTTATGTTTTCGCTCTTTATGATGGCGATACCGACGCTCTGCATTGGTTTATTACCTACTTTTTCAACGGTGGGATATTTAGCGCCGGCGTTATTGCTTATGATGCGTATTTTACAAGGGGTTGCCTTAGGTGGAGAGGTTCCTAGTGCACACGTTTTTGTGACGGAGCACGTACCGAGGGAACGCTTTGGGATTGCCAATAGTGCGGTTGCCGCAGGTTTAACTTTTGGTGTTTTGATCGGCCACTTTGTCTCTTCGATGATGAATCTCTCTTTTGATACGGTGGAAACGCTCGATTATGCGTGGCGTATCCCCTTTATTCTCGGCGGAGTTTTGGGATTATTAGCGGTTTATCTACGCCGTTATCTGCAAGAAACGCCGGTCTTTTTAGAGATGCAGCAGAAGAAAAAACTTCACGAAGGAATGCCGGTTCGCACAATTTTACAGGATTTTAAATGGCAAACCTTTATCGCAACGCTAAGCACTTGGCTACTGATTACCGGCGTTGTCTTAGTGTTATTAGCGCCTAATTTGATGAAATCAGATGTTTTTGGGATTGATGTGGCCTTTGTTAATAAAGCAGCCTTAGTGGCAACTTTTATGAATATCGTAGGAAGTCTTGCGGCAGGACTATTAGTGGATCGAATGGGCTTACGTAAAACGCTCTTTGGTTTTGCCTTACTCCTTGCGGTGACGAGCTTTATCTTCTTCAATTCCCTTGAAAGTCAAGATCTCACAACGATCGGCATACTCTATGCGGTTGCCTCTTTCTTTTTAGGGATTGTTGCCTGTGTGCCGATGATTATCATTCGTCTCTTCCCGGCGGATGTGCGCTTAACGGGAATGGGATTCTCTTATAATATCGGAAATGCCTTATTTGCCGGCCTTACAACTTTTTTAGTGCCGATTATTGCCGAGCATTTTCATCCGATGTTTATCGCATACTATATCCTCTTCCTCTGTGCCCTTGGAATATTCTTAAGTATCTACCTCGGCAGTCGTCGTTTGCCTAAGTATATTTAA
- a CDS encoding RNA pyrophosphohydrolase yields the protein MIDNDGFRANVGIILCNQDQQLFWGHRIGQADAWQFPQGGIDPDETPEEAMYRELYEEVGLRPEHIKILGKTDRWLRYRLPQNLIRRNPSSDRTCIGQKQVWFMLEFVGNEEDFNLNAVDQPEFDLYKWVDYWLPLRDVIHFKRKVYDKALTELAPLIFEEMIPKKPRDVRIKRRHSLLRMHTRKKSTKTVGKCRMYDEERIMIQTVSK from the coding sequence ATGATAGACAATGATGGCTTTCGAGCGAACGTTGGAATCATATTGTGTAATCAAGATCAACAGCTCTTTTGGGGGCATCGAATCGGTCAAGCGGATGCTTGGCAATTTCCACAAGGTGGGATTGATCCCGATGAAACACCAGAAGAAGCGATGTATAGAGAGCTTTATGAAGAAGTTGGATTACGCCCTGAGCATATTAAAATTTTAGGCAAAACAGATCGATGGTTGCGTTATCGTTTACCGCAAAATCTGATTCGCCGCAATCCCTCTAGCGATCGAACTTGTATCGGACAGAAACAAGTATGGTTTATGTTAGAATTTGTAGGGAATGAAGAAGATTTTAATCTCAATGCGGTTGACCAACCGGAATTTGATCTCTATAAGTGGGTTGATTATTGGTTACCACTGCGCGATGTGATTCATTTTAAACGTAAAGTATATGATAAAGCGCTTACAGAATTGGCTCCCTTAATCTTCGAAGAGATGATTCCTAAGAAACCTCGGGATGTCCGAATTAAGCGGCGGCACTCATTACTGCGCATGCATACTCGTAAAAAAAGTACTAAAACAGTCGGAAAATGCCGGATGTATGATGAAGAGCGGATCATGATCCAAACGGTTTCAAAGTAG
- the queA gene encoding tRNA preQ1(34) S-adenosylmethionine ribosyltransferase-isomerase QueA, which yields MKLSDYDYHLPEELIAQFPPKVRGTSRLLVPKAGEIYDHTFEDLIDYLEPGDRIVINNTRVLPARVFAEKETGGKVEIMVERLVSETEVLAQIKASKALKPGQKVIIDGKPLLEMVDRDEAFFLLKTIDGSPIATILEIYGHLPLPPYITRSDEELDQSRYQTVFNKEEGAVAAPTAGLHFTAEFLERIKAKGIDVTEITLHVGAGTFQPIRTEDLNEHQMHKEWINVPQSAVDDIVATKVAGKRVIAIGTTAVRALESAALTGELKPFVGDTNIFIKPGFEFRVIDGLLTNFHLPKSTLLVLVSTLMGKSRIEEIYQHAVNAHYRFFSYGDSMLLIPSLDQK from the coding sequence TTGAAACTCTCTGATTATGATTATCATCTTCCCGAAGAATTGATTGCCCAGTTTCCGCCGAAAGTGCGGGGGACCTCTCGTCTTTTAGTGCCTAAAGCGGGCGAGATTTATGATCATACTTTTGAAGATCTAATCGATTATTTAGAACCGGGAGATCGGATTGTAATTAATAATACGCGCGTATTGCCGGCGCGGGTATTTGCCGAGAAAGAGACCGGTGGTAAGGTTGAAATTATGGTGGAGCGTCTTGTAAGTGAAACCGAAGTTTTAGCGCAAATTAAAGCAAGTAAAGCCTTAAAACCGGGTCAGAAAGTGATTATTGATGGAAAACCGCTGCTTGAGATGGTCGATCGTGATGAGGCATTTTTTTTGTTAAAAACGATTGATGGTTCGCCTATTGCTACGATTTTAGAGATTTATGGCCACTTGCCATTGCCGCCTTATATTACTCGAAGCGATGAAGAGTTAGATCAATCCCGTTATCAAACCGTCTTTAATAAAGAGGAGGGCGCGGTTGCGGCGCCGACAGCGGGTTTGCATTTTACAGCAGAATTTTTAGAGCGTATTAAAGCGAAGGGCATTGATGTTACTGAAATTACATTACACGTTGGAGCCGGTACATTTCAGCCGATTCGCACCGAAGATCTGAATGAGCATCAGATGCATAAAGAGTGGATCAATGTACCGCAATCGGCAGTGGATGATATTGTAGCGACGAAAGTCGCAGGGAAGCGGGTGATTGCTATCGGAACAACGGCAGTGAGAGCCTTAGAGTCCGCGGCATTAACGGGGGAGTTGAAGCCCTTTGTGGGGGATACTAATATCTTTATTAAACCGGGTTTTGAATTTCGGGTGATTGATGGATTATTGACTAATTTTCATCTTCCTAAATCAACGCTCTTAGTGCTTGTCTCAACGCTAATGGGTAAATCTCGGATTGAAGAGATCTATCAACACGCGGTGAATGCTCATTATCGCTTCTTTAGTTATGGCGATAGTATGTTATTAATTCCGAGTTTAGATCAAAAATAG
- a CDS encoding helix-turn-helix domain-containing protein, with protein sequence MNNKNLAEYQIMPYSYHEEREEIYAGITFLFVLQGHININSYGISGTFSKNHLLLINRNSPYRITGESGNIVIKLQISNHYFTRYYRHYFQYKYVINTEHYPQYKRQALEQLKWLIAKTMMIKIQGNDEVYLEANLLISDIMLKLVSYFQEDNRSDYPSIARYSHRMERITQQIEANYHTDLSLSELAEKEHLSVPYLSRLFKNEMGLGFSQYLTQVRFRHAVYELINTNKPIYRLIEDHGFADHKSFTQLFKKQYHTTPSQFRNQHRRETAPKLPSYQEHTSEKTEVDTATLLPLLANIINSTEKVEAREEYTHVESQIINIDQQRLSESLPNQNYVIFIGDILELLKENIRKQLLHLKQHTPIQYVEVSHLISGTIIAPDIITDEDYPTYSSYINTDIAISFLADHQMSLVSRIYHERVLLDIAGYCKKISQFIYYAICTYGLEYVSTWRFVYYTDNTIEDIPLYLTTFHQIKQVIHNILPKAHVGLFYTYVTLEELQQLTQYPQQLSRIDFFAFRANFHDLIEITDANYEILQREISYIEDKTKELKQQLKRLNIEVPLYLMEWNTLTGNTRKTNGSYFRGALIFQTLMGVNRNVTAIGITLNTETQCEISTNYTINVNAIALYYIHLMPRPIFFVLKFLHQLQGKIIARGEDFLITEYSDGYYIALLNPSIFNPYLSIEEHMTSSFKQKKIITIEGLQSGHYQVKHYIFDQKHGALYHEYSRFKTRFGYDHEVIENLQTTAPELSVYDEIVENGEFTVLSDFDVNAIHFYKLHRMPAILEGFGDHSPYYFNPQ encoded by the coding sequence ATGAATAATAAAAATCTTGCAGAATATCAAATAATGCCCTATTCCTATCACGAAGAACGGGAAGAGATCTATGCCGGCATTACTTTTTTATTTGTCTTACAGGGGCATATCAATATTAATAGCTATGGTATTAGTGGAACTTTCAGTAAAAATCATCTCCTTTTAATTAATCGTAATAGCCCCTACCGTATCACCGGAGAATCTGGCAATATTGTCATCAAGCTGCAGATTTCTAATCACTACTTTACCCGCTATTATCGCCACTATTTTCAATATAAGTATGTCATTAATACGGAACACTATCCGCAATATAAACGCCAAGCCTTAGAGCAACTCAAATGGCTTATTGCCAAAACAATGATGATTAAAATCCAAGGCAATGATGAGGTCTATCTTGAGGCTAACTTGTTAATCTCCGATATTATGCTAAAGCTAGTCTCTTATTTTCAGGAAGATAATCGTTCAGATTATCCCTCTATTGCTCGCTATAGCCACAGAATGGAACGCATTACCCAACAAATTGAAGCCAATTACCATACAGACTTAAGCTTGTCAGAGTTAGCAGAAAAAGAGCATCTTTCAGTCCCTTATCTGTCAAGACTCTTTAAAAATGAAATGGGATTAGGTTTCTCACAATATCTTACGCAAGTTCGCTTTAGACATGCCGTTTATGAGTTAATTAATACCAATAAGCCTATCTATCGACTCATCGAAGATCATGGCTTTGCAGATCACAAGAGTTTCACACAACTCTTTAAAAAGCAGTATCACACAACGCCAAGCCAATTCCGCAATCAACATAGACGCGAAACCGCCCCTAAATTACCCTCTTACCAAGAGCATACTTCTGAAAAAACGGAAGTCGATACCGCTACATTACTCCCGCTGCTTGCTAACATTATCAATAGCACTGAAAAAGTTGAGGCAAGAGAAGAATATACCCATGTTGAATCACAAATTATTAATATCGACCAACAACGTCTTAGTGAATCTCTACCTAATCAAAACTACGTCATATTTATAGGAGATATTCTAGAGCTTCTAAAAGAGAATATTCGTAAGCAATTATTACATTTAAAGCAGCACACACCTATTCAATATGTGGAGGTCTCGCACTTAATATCAGGCACGATTATTGCCCCTGATATTATCACCGATGAAGATTACCCCACTTACTCATCCTATATCAACACAGATATTGCCATCTCTTTTTTAGCGGATCATCAGATGTCCTTGGTATCTCGTATCTATCACGAAAGGGTTTTATTAGATATTGCAGGATATTGTAAGAAGATCTCACAATTTATCTACTATGCAATCTGTACCTATGGGCTTGAATATGTCTCAACTTGGCGATTCGTCTACTATACCGATAATACCATTGAAGATATTCCGCTCTATCTAACTACTTTTCATCAAATTAAGCAGGTCATTCACAATATTCTCCCTAAAGCGCATGTCGGGCTCTTCTATACCTATGTCACATTAGAAGAGTTACAACAATTGACCCAATACCCTCAACAACTTTCAAGGATTGATTTCTTTGCGTTTAGGGCCAATTTCCATGATCTGATTGAAATTACAGATGCAAACTATGAGATATTACAACGAGAGATTAGTTATATCGAAGATAAAACGAAAGAACTTAAACAGCAATTAAAGCGACTCAATATCGAAGTTCCTCTCTATTTAATGGAATGGAATACTCTTACCGGCAACACTCGTAAAACAAATGGCTCCTATTTTCGAGGGGCTTTAATCTTTCAAACCTTAATGGGAGTTAATCGCAATGTTACTGCGATCGGCATCACACTGAATACCGAAACACAATGTGAAATATCCACTAATTACACTATTAATGTCAATGCAATTGCGCTTTACTATATCCATCTTATGCCTCGCCCGATCTTTTTTGTCCTTAAATTTTTACACCAACTCCAAGGGAAGATAATCGCAAGAGGAGAGGATTTCCTGATTACTGAATATTCTGATGGTTACTATATTGCTCTACTTAACCCTTCGATTTTTAACCCTTATCTCTCTATTGAGGAGCATATGACCTCGAGTTTTAAGCAGAAGAAAATTATTACTATTGAAGGATTACAATCTGGGCATTACCAAGTTAAACACTATATTTTTGATCAAAAACATGGAGCTCTCTACCATGAATATAGCCGGTTTAAGACCCGTTTTGGTTATGACCACGAGGTTATAGAGAACCTACAAACCACAGCCCCCGAACTCTCTGTTTATGATGAAATCGTTGAAAATGGGGAGTTTACCGTTCTCTCTGATTTCGATGTTAATGCAATCCATTTCTATAAACTCCATCGTATGCCTGCAATATTAGAGGGTTTTGGGGATCATTCTCCCTACTATTTTAATCCGCAATAA
- a CDS encoding MFS transporter — MAHSIQNTQTTQAQPFVGNAKLTVGIVLGVLTFWLFAQTLLVAGPAVQETIGISSAELSLGISITSLISGCFIVVAGGLADKFGRVKFTYIGFILSIIGSLLLIVAPNALIYSVARAIQGLSAACIMPATLALIKEYYKEGSHRHTALSWWSVGSWGGSGVCSLAGGAIATSLGWQWIFIFSIICALVGMLLIKGTPESKMTGKSSKFDYVGLFFFVIGLLSLNIFITKGGELGWMSPAILISLSVFIIALIVFIVVELRLKDRAFIDFSLFKNMPYSGATFSNFMLNAVAGSLFVVNLYVQQARGFTPFLTGLLSIGYLIAVLGMIPVGQIILQKMGAKKPMLLGTFTTGIGIALMALTFLPHLAYIIVVALGFIFFGLGLGFYATPSTDTAVSNSPEDKVGVASGIYKMASSLGGAFGVAISATVYAAILSSTPTMEELDIAGMAGLLVNVGFCVLSYLSIIFLVPKNAGK; from the coding sequence ATGGCACACAGTATACAAAATACACAAACCACACAAGCACAGCCATTTGTGGGAAATGCTAAGCTCACAGTTGGCATTGTTTTAGGCGTTTTGACGTTCTGGTTATTTGCACAGACGCTATTAGTTGCAGGCCCTGCAGTACAAGAGACCATTGGTATCTCTTCGGCAGAATTATCGCTCGGTATTAGCATCACATCCTTAATCTCTGGTTGTTTTATTGTTGTTGCCGGAGGATTGGCAGATAAATTTGGTCGGGTAAAATTCACTTATATCGGATTTATTTTAAGTATTATTGGTTCACTTCTTCTGATTGTAGCACCTAATGCGCTGATCTATTCTGTAGCACGCGCGATTCAAGGGTTATCAGCTGCTTGTATTATGCCGGCAACCTTAGCACTCATTAAAGAGTATTATAAAGAAGGTTCCCATCGGCATACGGCGCTTAGTTGGTGGTCAGTGGGTTCTTGGGGTGGATCTGGAGTCTGCTCTTTAGCAGGTGGGGCTATTGCCACAAGTTTAGGTTGGCAATGGATCTTTATATTCTCTATTATCTGTGCGTTAGTGGGAATGTTGCTCATCAAAGGAACCCCAGAAAGTAAAATGACTGGAAAGTCTTCCAAATTTGATTATGTGGGATTGTTCTTCTTTGTGATCGGCTTGTTATCTCTTAATATCTTTATTACTAAAGGTGGTGAGTTAGGTTGGATGAGTCCTGCAATTTTAATTAGTTTAAGTGTTTTTATCATTGCTTTGATCGTCTTCATCGTGGTGGAGTTGAGATTGAAAGATCGTGCTTTTATCGACTTTTCACTCTTCAAAAATATGCCATATAGTGGTGCGACATTCTCTAACTTTATGTTAAATGCGGTTGCAGGTTCCCTCTTTGTTGTGAATCTCTATGTGCAACAAGCGCGTGGCTTTACCCCATTTTTAACAGGGCTTCTCTCCATTGGTTATCTGATTGCTGTATTAGGGATGATTCCTGTAGGTCAGATTATTTTACAAAAGATGGGTGCTAAAAAACCGATGTTACTCGGCACATTCACCACCGGTATCGGAATTGCATTAATGGCGTTAACCTTCTTACCACACCTTGCTTATATTATTGTTGTCGCATTAGGGTTTATCTTCTTTGGTTTAGGATTAGGTTTCTATGCAACACCTTCAACAGATACTGCGGTCTCTAACTCACCTGAAGATAAAGTGGGCGTAGCTTCAGGGATCTATAAAATGGCCAGTTCACTCGGTGGCGCATTTGGAGTGGCGATCTCTGCAACAGTTTATGCCGCCATTTTAAGTAGCACACCGACTATGGAAGAACTGGATATTGCGGGAATGGCAGGGCTATTAGTGAATGTTGGATTCTGTGTTCTCTCTTACCTCTCCATTATTTTCTTAGTCCCTAAAAATGCGGGGAAATAG
- a CDS encoding M20 metallopeptidase family protein, which translates to MSNQSNNQYNISETLQQLETFSKKVRQDLHQIPEPSGAEFKTAQYCRELMERFGYQIRSLEGYTGFTADLIVDETFPLIGIRADMDGLEMPDMTENAYRSTHEGLAHNCGHDTHMAIALTTAKYLSEHRDEMTHNVRFLFQMAEEDMRVPGADKMVELGCMDGVSEVYALHNNGALETGCIHFNSGVMSSWGSAWTLTVHGISTHGSTPHKGLDAIREMTRLIDYMDYVVAKKIDPFSPAVFGCGMIQGGTIPNAVADYAQARGTIRSMDEKTDETLKASFKEIVARSEAGGFKTTMEFAGYPAVVNHPDAAAVILAAASTFLPKENIEANGSAMTGSEDFSYMINATKDRKGALFFLGSGKKEKGINNFLHSNPYYVDDDCLLVGAQIFINIVTR; encoded by the coding sequence ATGAGTAATCAAAGTAATAATCAGTACAATATTAGTGAAACATTACAACAACTAGAAACTTTTAGTAAAAAGGTACGTCAAGATCTGCATCAAATTCCGGAGCCGTCAGGGGCGGAGTTTAAAACCGCTCAATATTGCCGAGAATTAATGGAGCGCTTCGGCTATCAGATTCGCTCGCTAGAGGGCTATACCGGCTTTACTGCTGATCTTATAGTCGATGAAACTTTTCCTTTAATCGGGATTCGTGCCGATATGGATGGCTTAGAGATGCCCGATATGACGGAGAATGCTTATCGCTCAACTCACGAAGGTTTAGCGCATAATTGTGGTCACGATACTCATATGGCGATTGCCTTAACGACCGCGAAATATCTCTCAGAGCATCGAGATGAGATGACGCACAATGTGCGTTTTCTCTTCCAAATGGCAGAGGAGGATATGCGTGTACCGGGCGCTGATAAGATGGTGGAGCTCGGTTGTATGGATGGCGTAAGTGAGGTCTATGCGCTTCATAATAATGGGGCATTAGAGACAGGTTGTATCCACTTTAATAGCGGCGTAATGTCCTCTTGGGGTTCGGCGTGGACGCTAACGGTGCATGGTATTTCAACTCATGGTTCAACACCCCATAAAGGGCTTGATGCCATTCGGGAGATGACGCGGCTCATCGATTATATGGATTATGTGGTGGCGAAGAAGATCGATCCTTTTTCACCGGCTGTTTTTGGTTGCGGGATGATTCAGGGGGGAACGATTCCTAATGCGGTAGCCGATTATGCGCAAGCGCGAGGCACAATCCGTTCAATGGATGAAAAGACAGATGAGACACTCAAAGCGAGCTTCAAAGAGATTGTTGCCCGTAGTGAAGCCGGTGGTTTTAAAACAACGATGGAGTTCGCTGGTTATCCTGCTGTTGTGAATCATCCTGATGCTGCGGCCGTGATACTCGCTGCTGCAAGCACATTTCTCCCTAAAGAGAATATTGAAGCCAACGGCTCGGCAATGACCGGCAGTGAGGACTTTAGCTATATGATCAATGCCACAAAAGATCGGAAAGGCGCGCTCTTCTTCCTCGGAAGTGGTAAGAAAGAGAAAGGTATTAACAACTTCCTTCACTCTAATCCTTACTATGTGGATGATGATTGTCTATTAGTGGGTGCACAGATCTTTATCAATATTGTGACGCGATAA
- the lysA gene encoding diaminopimelate decarboxylase, which yields MKDTMNNVELTQIAHTFQTPLYLYDAAQIEANYQAYRQGFGDYPHLICYAVKANSNLSILQLLAKMGSGFDIVSQGELKRVLAAGGDPKKVVYSGVGKRREDLVFALKAGIGCFNIESIAEIHLLNAVATELNIKAPVSLRINPNVDAKTHPYISTGLKENKFGIRMEEAFELYQMMATMPALMIEGMDFHIGSQLTDISPYAEALDVTLALIDRLAEAGITLKHLDMGGGLGIQYEDEILIDPADWIALAIEKIGARSLKLVIEPGRSIVGNAGILITEVILTKENEGKHFAVVDAAMNDLIRPALYDAWMEIRNLSDTAQNPADIKSYDIVGPICETGDFLGKNRMLALKAGDYLMVKDAGAYGFAMASNYNSRGRAAEVLLQDGKARLIRTRETEESLFELEIAHLVR from the coding sequence ATGAAAGATACAATGAATAATGTAGAATTAACCCAAATTGCACACACTTTCCAAACGCCTCTATATCTCTATGATGCCGCGCAAATTGAAGCGAATTACCAAGCGTATCGACAAGGTTTTGGCGATTATCCTCATCTGATCTGTTATGCGGTAAAGGCGAATAGCAATCTCTCTATTTTACAATTACTAGCGAAAATGGGTTCTGGTTTTGATATTGTCTCGCAAGGGGAGCTCAAACGGGTATTAGCCGCCGGAGGGGATCCGAAAAAGGTGGTCTATTCCGGTGTTGGAAAACGCCGGGAAGATCTTGTTTTTGCCCTTAAAGCAGGGATTGGTTGTTTTAATATCGAATCGATCGCTGAGATTCACCTTTTAAATGCAGTTGCGACAGAGTTAAATATCAAAGCACCGGTTTCATTGCGGATTAATCCGAATGTCGATGCTAAGACCCATCCTTATATCTCAACAGGATTAAAAGAGAATAAATTTGGCATTCGAATGGAAGAGGCTTTTGAACTCTATCAGATGATGGCAACCATGCCGGCACTTATGATCGAGGGGATGGATTTTCATATTGGCTCGCAACTGACTGATATTAGTCCTTATGCCGAAGCTTTAGATGTAACGCTTGCCCTGATTGATCGTTTAGCGGAAGCAGGTATTACCCTTAAACACCTTGATATGGGCGGTGGTTTAGGTATTCAGTATGAAGATGAAATATTAATCGATCCCGCTGATTGGATCGCACTTGCGATCGAGAAAATCGGTGCGCGTTCTTTAAAATTGGTGATTGAACCGGGGCGTTCTATCGTCGGTAATGCCGGGATACTTATTACTGAAGTCATTCTTACCAAAGAGAACGAGGGAAAACATTTTGCGGTTGTGGATGCGGCGATGAATGACCTTATTCGCCCGGCGCTCTATGATGCGTGGATGGAGATTCGTAATCTCAGCGATACGGCACAGAATCCGGCAGATATTAAGTCATACGATATTGTCGGCCCTATTTGTGAAACTGGGGATTTTCTTGGAAAAAATAGAATGCTCGCCCTTAAAGCCGGAGATTATCTGATGGTTAAAGATGCCGGCGCTTATGGTTTTGCAATGGCTTCTAATTATAACTCTCGCGGTCGTGCCGCAGAAGTATTGCTACAAGATGGTAAAGCACGCCTTATCAGAACACGGGAAACTGAAGAATCTCTCTTTGAATTAGAGATAGCGCATTTAGTGAGGTAG
- a CDS encoding M20 aminoacylase family protein — protein sequence MKKIIDAIKKDEAEFIAIRRDIHAHPEIGFEEQRTSDLIAEKLKSWGYEVHRGLAKTGVVGTLKVGSSDKIIGLRADIDALPIQENSGKEWSSKVPGKFHGCGHDGHTTILLAAAKYLAETKNFDGTLRVIFQPAEELLYGGKVMVDEGLFEKFPCDVIFGMHNMPGHKQGEFYFREGAMMASSDTIHIEIMGKGAHGAMPERGIDATIIACYIGTALQTIVSRNVSPFAQTVVTVGAIQSGDAPNVVNDFAIMKLSVRSLDKEARELMLQRITDIATKQAESFGATVDIKHINGSPVLVNDPEMTHFARDVAKHLVGEDKVHESVQFMGSEDFAFMLEHNPKGSYLIIGNGDEPGFCNVHNPGYDFNDECIVPAASYWAALTQKYLTK from the coding sequence ATGAAAAAGATTATAGATGCAATTAAAAAAGATGAAGCTGAATTTATTGCAATTCGCAGAGATATCCATGCACATCCTGAGATCGGCTTTGAAGAACAGAGAACGAGTGATCTTATTGCTGAAAAATTAAAATCATGGGGATATGAGGTACATAGAGGCTTAGCCAAAACAGGCGTTGTTGGAACTTTAAAAGTAGGTTCTAGTGATAAAATTATTGGGCTTCGTGCAGATATTGATGCATTACCTATTCAGGAAAATTCAGGGAAGGAATGGAGTAGTAAAGTCCCCGGTAAATTCCATGGTTGTGGTCATGATGGTCATACCACTATTTTACTGGCAGCAGCAAAATATTTAGCAGAGACCAAAAATTTTGATGGAACCTTAAGAGTGATCTTCCAGCCAGCAGAAGAATTGCTTTACGGAGGTAAAGTGATGGTGGATGAAGGGTTATTTGAGAAATTCCCTTGTGACGTTATTTTTGGAATGCATAATATGCCTGGGCATAAACAAGGAGAATTTTATTTCAGAGAAGGTGCTATGATGGCTTCTTCAGATACAATCCATATTGAGATTATGGGTAAAGGTGCGCACGGTGCAATGCCTGAGCGCGGTATCGATGCCACTATTATCGCTTGTTATATTGGAACTGCATTGCAAACGATTGTTTCTCGTAATGTTTCGCCATTTGCCCAGACGGTAGTTACTGTTGGCGCTATTCAATCAGGCGATGCGCCAAATGTTGTGAATGATTTTGCTATTATGAAGCTCTCTGTTCGTTCTTTAGATAAAGAGGCTCGGGAGTTGATGTTACAGCGGATTACTGATATCGCAACGAAACAAGCGGAGAGTTTTGGTGCAACAGTAGATATTAAACATATCAACGGTAGCCCTGTATTAGTGAATGATCCTGAAATGACGCATTTTGCAAGAGATGTAGCAAAACATCTCGTAGGGGAAGATAAAGTGCATGAGAGCGTGCAGTTTATGGGAAGTGAAGATTTTGCCTTTATGTTAGAGCACAACCCGAAAGGCAGTTATCTCATTATTGGTAATGGCGATGAACCTGGATTCTGTAATGTGCATAATCCTGGCTATGATTTCAATGATGAGTGCATTGTGCCAGCCGCTTCTTATTGGGCAGCTTTAACACAGAAATACCTCACAAAATAA